ACGTACCTGGACACGGGCGACCGCGGCACGCTGGACTTCCAGCGTATGGAGGCCTGGAACGAGGCCGCGCTGCTCCGCGAGCAGGCCGGCAACTGGAAGGGCGCCGCCGAGCTGTACGAGAAGATGGTGCCGCTCACCGACAAGGGCTCGCTGGAGCGCTCCATCACCGAGATGCGCCTGGCCGAGGCCCGCGGCCACGCGGCCGGCAAGTAGCCCTGCAACCCCACCGCAGCACCCCCGCGGCCGCGAGGCGAACGTGATCCCGTTCGCCTTCGCGGCCGTTCTGCTGGAAGTGCGCTACCCGCGCATCAACCCCGTCGCCATCAACATCCCCGGTCCGGTGGACGTGCGGTGGTACGGGCTGAGCTACCTGGCGGGCGCCGTGGTCGCCTACTTCGTCCTCACGCGCCTGGCCCGCAACGGCTTCCTGCGCATGCCGGCCGAAGCCGTGGCCGACCTGCTCTTCGCGCTGATGATGGGCGTGATCGTGGGCGGGCGGCTGGGCTACGTGCTCTTCTACAAGCTCTCGGACTACGTGGCGCACCCCGCCCAGCTCATCCGCATCTGGGAAGGTGGGCTCAGCTTCCACGGCGGGCTGCTGGGAGTGCTCGTCGCGGCCTGGTGGTTCGCGCGCAAGCACAAAGTCACCTTCCTGAACCTGGGCGACTCGCTGGCGCTCGCGGTGCCGTTCGGGATCTTCTTCGTGCGCGTGGCGAACTTCGTGAACGGCGAGCTGTTCGGCCGCGTGGCATCTTCCGGCGTGCCGTGGGCCATGCGCTTCCCCACGGACCCAGTGGCGGCCGCGCTCCTCGGCGACAGGCCGGGGCTCTCGCTGCCGCAGCGGGAGGAGCTGATCGGCGACGCGTACCGGTCGGGGAAGTGGGATTCCATCAAGGAGCAGGTGCCGCTCCGGCATCCGTCGCAGCTCTACGAAGGGCTGCTGGAGGGGCTGGCGATCGCGGCGATCCTCTGGGCCCTGTACCACTGGGCCAGGTGGAGAGGGAAGCCGCTGCCGCAGGGCACGTACGGCGGCCTGTTCCTGCTCTGCTACGGCATCTTCCGCTCGTTCGTGGAGCTGTTCCGCCAGCCGGACGCGCAGTTCGTGAGCCACGGAAACCCGCTCGGCACCGTGCTGGGGCCGCTCACC
This region of Longimicrobiaceae bacterium genomic DNA includes:
- the lgt gene encoding prolipoprotein diacylglyceryl transferase, with protein sequence MIPFAFAAVLLEVRYPRINPVAINIPGPVDVRWYGLSYLAGAVVAYFVLTRLARNGFLRMPAEAVADLLFALMMGVIVGGRLGYVLFYKLSDYVAHPAQLIRIWEGGLSFHGGLLGVLVAAWWFARKHKVTFLNLGDSLALAVPFGIFFVRVANFVNGELFGRVASSGVPWAMRFPTDPVAAALLGDRPGLSLPQREELIGDAYRSGKWDSIKEQVPLRHPSQLYEGLLEGLAIAAILWALYHWARWRGKPLPQGTYGGLFLLCYGIFRSFVELFRQPDAQFVSHGNPLGTVLGPLTMGQTLSMGMIVAGIALVVTGARRARRGAEAPAG